The Humulus lupulus chromosome 3, drHumLupu1.1, whole genome shotgun sequence genome window below encodes:
- the LOC133823817 gene encoding secoisolariciresinol dehydrogenase-like yields the protein MAITTLLSAVSRRLEGKVALITGGASGIGQRTAEVFAHHGAKLVLADIQDELGYSVCQSIGSGTAQNDVTYVHCDVTDESHVKAAVERAIKSYGKLDIMFNNAGIVDANKSRIIDNEMADFERVLRVNVTGVFLGMKHAAHAMISAKRGGSIISTASVASCVGGAASHAYTCSKHAMIGLTRNAAVELGQFGIRVNCVSPLGVVTPLSRGFDGLSEEELEGLYGGVANLKHVTAKAEDIANAALFLASEEGRYVSGHNLVVDGGFTVVNPSFPMFQYPENKA from the exons ATGGCAATCACTACATTACTCTCGGCAGTCTCGAGAAG GTTAGAAGGTAAAGTGGCTTTGATCACCGGAGGGGCCAGTGGGATAGGCCAAAGAACCGCCGAAGTCTTTGCCCACCATGGAGCCAAACTAGTCCTAGCCGATATCCAAGACGAGCTAGGCTACTCCGTTTGCCAATCAATAGGCAGCGGCACCGCCCAAAACGACGTCACTTACGTCCACTGCGATGTAACCGATGAATCTCATGTCAAAGCCGCCGTAGAAAGAGCCATAAAGTCCTATGGAAAGCTAGACATAATGTTCAACAACGCCGGCATAGTTGATGCCAACAAGTCTCGAATCATAGATAACGAGATGGCCGATTTCGAACGCGTGTTGCGCGTGAATGTCACAGGAGTTTTCCTTGGTATGAAACACGCTGCCCATGCCATGATCTCAGCTAAAAGAGGAGGCAGCATCATATCGACAGCTAGTGTTGCCTCGTGCGTTGGCGGCGCAGCCTCCCACGCCTACACGTGCTCCAAGCATGCGATGATTGGGCTGACGAGAAATGCCGCAGTGGAGTTGGGACAGTTCGGAATAAGGGTCAACTGCGTGTCACCGTTGGGGGTAGTGACACCGTTATCTAGGGGCTTTGATGGGCTTAGTGAGGAGGAGCTTGAAGGTCTGTACGGTGGGGTGGCGAACTTAAAGCATGTGACGGCTAAGGCAGAGGATATTGCAAATGCTGCTTTGTTTTTGGCGAGTGAGGAGGGACGGTACGTGAGTGGGCATAACCTCGTCGTTGACGGAGGTTTTACTGTCGTTAATCCTTCTTTTCCAATGTTTCAGTACCCTGAAAATAAGGCTTGA